The following DNA comes from Halobacillus litoralis.
TCACTAATATAAGAAGAAAAGCAGGTAAATTCGCTAAATTGATCGAGTCGAGCATACGTTACCCCACCAATATATTCAGATTACTGAATATATTTTCTGCAAAATCTACCATATTGGTGAGCATCCATGGACCGAAAACGATCAACCCGATCATTACGGCAACGATTTTGGGAATGAAAGCTAACGTCTGTTCCTGGATTTGAGTGGTGGCTTGAAAAATACTGACAATCAGACCGACCGCCAAAGCCAAAATCAATAAAGGGCCAGATATGAGTAAAACAGTGTAAATTCCTTCTTTTGCGAATGATATGACCAAATTGCTGTTCATCTTGTTACCCCCTATCTAAAACCCTTCTAATAATGACTTGGAAATCAAGTACCAACCATCTACCAGCACAAAAAGTAATATTTTGAACGGGAGTGAAATCATCACTGGCGGAAGCATCATCATCCCCATAGACATGAGAACACTGGCGACAGCCATATCGATGACTAGAAACGGGACAAAGATCATGAATCCCATCTGAAAAGCAGTCTTCAATTCACTAATAGCAAAAGCAGGTACGAGTGTTGTCAGCGGAACATCCTGAATCGTTTCCGGGGCATCCATATCGGAATAATTCATAAATAAAGCTAAATCTTTCTGCCTCGTATGTTTCCCCATGAAGTCTTTCATCGGGATGCTTGCTTCTTCATAAGCTTCATCAAGGGTGATTTCCTCATTGAACAAAGGGGTCAACGCCTCGTCGTTAACTTCCTGGAATGTCGGTGCCATAATGAAAAAAGTAAGAAACAAAGCAATTCCGATCAGAACCTGGTTCGGAGGCATTGACTGTGTAGCCAATGACGTTCGAACAAAGGAAAGTACGATCAAAATCCTGGTGAAGCTTGTCATCAAAATCAAAATTCCAGGAGCTAACGAGAGGACGGTCAATAACAGCAGTAACTTTACTGAGGTAGCGACACTTTCGGGATCTGAACTTGAAAAAATATCAATGAACTCATTCATGATCTTGATCCCTCCTATCCTCATCGACCGCTTGCTTTCTCTTCTTCTTCATATCATTCAGTTGGTTTTCGAATAGCTGTTGGAACTGGATCGAGGAATCACTTGATTTCGGCTGGTCATTCTTCTGCTTCCATTTACCGATCCATTTGTCCATCGCAAACGGTGTTGAACCTTGAGTTTGTTCATCTTGTTGCATCAACGTGTTCTTTGTAGACTCGTCCGTGATTTCAGCAATCATTTCCACGGATTCTCCTACACCGAGGATGAATACTTGACCGCCTATCCTTACTGCCTGGATCGAACGGTTCGGCCCAAGGTTCATTCCACCGAGATTTTCCATAGTTTTGTTGCGATTAAACAATTTATTTTTTTGATTAAAAAATTTCAACAGGCCATAAATGAGTGCGACGACAAATATTAATGCGAAAATAAGCTTTATGATATTCCAAACTAACGAAGAGCTTGATGCATCCTCTTGGCTTTCTATCTCCTCCTCTACAGGCGGCTGTTCTTGGTCACCTGTAGATTCAGAAGATGGGCACCCTTCCAATTGAGGGTTCTCAAGGCATTCATAGGCAGATGGCTGGGCCGCCGCCACCATAGGTACCGATGCTATGAAGACACCGACCAGTGCTAGAATGATTGTCAATCTAGTTGTCTTAAACATGTACATTCCTACTTTAACTCAATGCTTTTTGGATAGCCTCAATTACGCGATCTGCTTGAAAAGGCTTGACTATGAAATCTTTAGCCCCAGCTTGAATCGCGTCCACGACCATTGCTTGCTGCCCCATTGCTGAACACATAATGACCTTCGCATTCGGATTATGCGCTTTGATTTCTTTCAAAGCTGTAATTCCATCCATTTCGGGCATCGTAATATCCATTGTCACAAGATCCGGCTGGGTATCTTTATATATTTCTACAGCTTTCTGTCCGTCTTCTGCTTCACCTGCAATTTCATATCCATTCTTAGTCAGAATATCTTTCACCATCATCCGCATAAATGCTGCATCATCTACAATCAAAATTCTTTCTGCCATTTTTATTTCCTCCTCTTATCAACTTGTGTATTATCGTAATTTTGTCAGTCGTTCTTTCGGACTGAGAATATCTGTTACCCGCACACCAAAGTTTTCATCTATGACGACGACTTCGCCCTTGGCCATTAATTTATCATTCACATGGATATCGACAGGCTCTCCAGCAAGTTTATCCAACTCCAGGACGGAGCCGGAAGACAATTCCAGGATTTCCTTAACCGTACGCTTCGTACGACCGAGTTCTACTGTCACCTTCAAAGGGATGTCCATTAACATATCCAGGTTCTTCTGTTCAGACCCATTCAGTTGAACATTGTCAAAGTTCTGGAACTCAGCACTTTGTATATTCGCTTCCTCTACACCTTGTCCAGCAGGGCCTCCGACATATTGCGGGGAACTTTGCTGCTGATGGGCCGGAGCTTCCTGCTGCATCTGTTCCTGGTGGTGTCCAGTGGGCTTTTGCTCAGGTGCTTGAGGGGCTGGTTCGGGTTCGGGTTGGGGAGGTCCCTCTTGCCCTTTGCTTGATACGACCTCTTCCTCTTCTTGTGGAGGGTTCATCAATTCTTCCACGAGTTCTTTAGCGAAACCTACTGGTATCAATTGCATAATGTTAGAATCTATCAATTCGCCGACTTGCAACTGGAACGATACTTTCACTAATACTTCATCATTGGGAATCGTTTCGGTTCCTTTATCTTCTTCCAGATCCAAGACATCGATAGCTGGTGGGGAGATGTCCACTTTTTTATTAAAAATCGTAGACATGCTCGTAGCCGCAGAACCCATCATTTGGTTCATCGCTTCCTGGACGGCGCTTAACGCAATCTCATTCAAATGTTCATCAGGATTCTCACCGTCCCCGCCTAACATTAAATCTGCGATAATTGCTGCATCTTTCGTATTGATAACAAGTACGTTTTCACCAGAAAATCCATCTGTATAAGTGACTCCGATAGTCACATAAGGCTTCGGAAATTCATTCGGTAAGTCGGCACGACCAACGACTGAAATCTCCGGTGTCGTAATTTCCACTTTTTGATTTAATAATGAAGACAAAGCTGTCGCAGAGCTTCCAAAAGAAATGTTCCCGATCTCCCCGAGAGCATCTTCTTCTAATGTCGATAAATGTTCCTCTTGCTTGATAGAAGCGGAGGGATCCTCTGTCTTGGCATCATCCCCCCCGCCGTTCAATAGCGCATCAATTTCGTCCTGGGATAACATATCATCACTCATCTTGTCCGGCACCCCCTCTATACTCCTCTATAACTTGGACAGCCAATTTGTTTTTCGATTTTCCTGGCTGTATATAAAACTTCTCTTCATCATCCACTTTCAGCCTCATCGGCTGGTCGATCGCCTGGTCGAGTCGAATGACATCCTCTTCCTTCATCTCCAGAAATTGCTGAATCGACATGTCAGCTTCTCCCAAGATGGCACGCATATCCAGCTCTGCCCCTTTAAGTGTCCTGCTCAAAGCTTCGATTTCTTCCGGGTCACGGTCTTTCGGTTGTTCTTTCTGCATCCAATAGTGGACAGATAATTTAGGTATGATCGGTTCAAGAACGACATGAGGAATACATATATTGATCATGCCGCTTGTTTCTCCGATCGTGGTATTCAAAGAGACTACGACGACCGTCTCGTTCGGTGACACCATCTGCAGGAATTGCGGGTTGACTTCGAATTCCTCTAACATCGGGTCAATATCAACGATAGACCCCCATGCCTCTTGATAGTTTTCCAGTGAACGTTCAAAGAGATGGGACATGATCGTTGTTTCAATTTCGGTCAGATTATCAACTTTGTTGACACTGCTTCCTTTTCCTCCCAGCACGCGGTCCATCATGGCATAAGCGATATTAGGGTTGGTTTCCATTAAAATGCGCCCTTCAAGGGGAGGTACGCTGAATATATTCAGGATCGTCATCGTCGGAATCGATCGAATAAACTCTTCATAAGGCAATTGATCGACGGATGCGACTTCGATGTTCACATACGTCCTAAGCTGTGCTGAAAAATAAGTCGTCAATAGTCTCGAGAAGTTTTCATGGATCCTTGATAAACTTCTGATCTGGTCTTTGGAAAAACGGAGAGCCCTTTTAAAATCATAAACTCTCACTTTCTTTTCTTTTTCTTCATTTCTTAATTCTTCCGCATTCATTTCCCCTGTTGATAATGCGGACAATAACGAATCGATTTCATTCTGCGAGAGAACCTCTTCTGCCAAAACCTCACCCCCCTTTCATCATGCATTCAATTATTGAAGGACTTTGTTGACGGTATATACATCAGTGATTTTTCCTTCTGTCATGACCTCATTAAGCTTCAGCTTAATTTTCTCTTCCAAATTGGATAGACCGGATTTGAAAGCCTTTGCCTCCATCGTGGCCAGTTCCTTGATCAGCAAATTTTTCAGTTGAAAGTCTCTTTTTTCTAATTCTTCCAATGAATCTTTACTATCCGTGACGATCCGGAAGCTGATTCTGACGTAATCGCCGCTTTGGAGGTCTGTGGTAATTTCTTCTGTTACAAGTGAAGACTCACGGATATCATCGATTGACCGCTCTCCACTAGCTTCCGAATCGTTGAAATTAAAAACAATTATAAGAGCTACAACACCTAAAATGGTCAGCGCACTCAATGTGATCATCATCGTTTTGAATATGTTCATCGATCCTTTTCACCTACCTTATCTACAACACGCAGCAGACCAATTTGCTGGTAAAATTTTTTCACCTGTCTTACGACCTCTTCTTCTGATTCTTTAACAAGAAAAGTTCTCCCTGACGTTGTTGTAATCGTTGTATCAGGGTTGGATTGGATGTGTTCTATGTAGATTGCATTGAATGTGAACGGTTGTCCGTTCAATTTAGATAAAGAAATCATAGATTGATAGGGAGGGCCTGAAAAGAAGCCCTCCTACTCCCTTCTGTTATCGCTTCAAGTTAACAAGTTCCTGTAAGATTTCATCAGAAGTTGTTATGATTCTCGTATTGGCTTGGAACCCCCGCTGTGCCGTAATCATCTCAGTGAAAGATTCAGCAAGGTCGACGTTGGACATTTCAAGAGCTCCTGACACCATCTGGCCTGTACCGTCCTGACCGGCTACAAGCAGGTCATCCAGACCCTCTATTGCCGCACCAGCATTCTCTGTATATTGGAATGAATTACCGCCTATCTTTTCCAATCCGCTAGGGTTTGAGAAGTTTGCGAGACGAACTTGGCCAGCCATTTGTGGATCGCCATTTTCATCTACGTAGTTGACCGATCCATCAGTTTGGATACTGAAGCTTTGAGCTGTATCAGGGATCGTAATGATTCCTGCTGATTCTTCTCCTTCAGGTTGACCGACAAGATATTTACCTTCGTTATTGACAATTGCGCCATCTGAATCAAGGTAGAAGTTCCCCGCTCTCGTAAAACTTGTGTTCACATTCTGCAAATTAATCGTTTGTACTTCAGGATCGATTTCCTCAGTCCCGCCTTCTGCGAGAATGAACATCCCATCTCCTTCAAGAGATAAATCCAATGGACGGTTCGTTGTTTGTCGGTTTCCCTGGGTATGGATGGTATCAATGGAACCTACTTGAGATCCTAACCCGACTTGGGAAGGGTTGAGTCCGCCACGCACGTTATCTCCACCAGCGCCTACCGTCGGACCTTGGGCTCCTGACATGGTTTGGCTCATCATATCCTGGAAGGTGACCCGACCTTTTTTAAAGCCATAAGTATTGACATTGGCGATATTATTACCAATTGTGTCTAATTTGGTTTGAAAACCTTTCATTCCGGAAATACCTGAATACATTGAACGTAACATAATAAAAACATTCCTTTCGGTTATGTGGAGTCCATCCGCTTCTGTCAGTCAGCAGATGGTAACAGGCCTCCCATTCTGGGTCCAGCCTAATCATTAATGAAAATCGTTCCGTTGATGTTCGTGAATATTTGAGAGGCGGATTCTTCTCGAGCGAGAGCGGTCACGACTGTACGGTTCTTCGTACTGACTACTAAAGTTGCTTCGTTTGTAATTACCAGTGAATCTGTGACTCCTTTTTGCTTTGCTTCATTCATCTTTGATGAAATCTTTTCCCAGGCGGAATCACTGATAGCTATGTCCCGGTCTTCCAACCTTTGTTTTGCATGTTTACTGACTTTAATACCCTGCGCTTCTTCTAAAACATTTCTGAATGAATGATCTACTTTAGGTTGAGAATTTTTTTTACTCGGAATATTCAGTGGCCGGTGCAATGCCTGTACACGAGGGTCCATCATCAATCGCCTGCCTTCTCGTCTCCTGCGCTTTCTGTAAGG
Coding sequences within:
- a CDS encoding flagellar FlbD family protein, producing MNGQPFTFNAIYIEHIQSNPDTTITTTSGRTFLVKESEEEVVRQVKKFYQQIGLLRVVDKVGEKDR
- a CDS encoding flagellar biosynthetic protein FliO; the encoded protein is MFKTTRLTIILALVGVFIASVPMVAAAQPSAYECLENPQLEGCPSSESTGDQEQPPVEEEIESQEDASSSSLVWNIIKLIFALIFVVALIYGLLKFFNQKNKLFNRNKTMENLGGMNLGPNRSIQAVRIGGQVFILGVGESVEMIAEITDESTKNTLMQQDEQTQGSTPFAMDKWIGKWKQKNDQPKSSDSSIQFQQLFENQLNDMKKKRKQAVDEDRRDQDHE
- the flgG gene encoding flagellar basal body rod protein FlgG encodes the protein MLRSMYSGISGMKGFQTKLDTIGNNIANVNTYGFKKGRVTFQDMMSQTMSGAQGPTVGAGGDNVRGGLNPSQVGLGSQVGSIDTIHTQGNRQTTNRPLDLSLEGDGMFILAEGGTEEIDPEVQTINLQNVNTSFTRAGNFYLDSDGAIVNNEGKYLVGQPEGEESAGIITIPDTAQSFSIQTDGSVNYVDENGDPQMAGQVRLANFSNPSGLEKIGGNSFQYTENAGAAIEGLDDLLVAGQDGTGQMVSGALEMSNVDLAESFTEMITAQRGFQANTRIITTSDEILQELVNLKR
- a CDS encoding TIGR02530 family flagellar biosynthesis protein, yielding MDPRVQALHRPLNIPSKKNSQPKVDHSFRNVLEEAQGIKVSKHAKQRLEDRDIAISDSAWEKISSKMNEAKQKGVTDSLVITNEATLVVSTKNRTVVTALAREESASQIFTNINGTIFIND
- the fliL gene encoding flagellar basal body-associated protein FliL, coding for MNIFKTMMITLSALTILGVVALIIVFNFNDSEASGERSIDDIRESSLVTEEITTDLQSGDYVRISFRIVTDSKDSLEELEKRDFQLKNLLIKELATMEAKAFKSGLSNLEEKIKLKLNEVMTEGKITDVYTVNKVLQ
- the fliP gene encoding flagellar type III secretion system pore protein FliP (The bacterial flagellar biogenesis protein FliP forms a type III secretion system (T3SS)-type pore required for flagellar assembly.), which translates into the protein MNEFIDIFSSSDPESVATSVKLLLLLTVLSLAPGILILMTSFTRILIVLSFVRTSLATQSMPPNQVLIGIALFLTFFIMAPTFQEVNDEALTPLFNEEITLDEAYEEASIPMKDFMGKHTRQKDLALFMNYSDMDAPETIQDVPLTTLVPAFAISELKTAFQMGFMIFVPFLVIDMAVASVLMSMGMMMLPPVMISLPFKILLFVLVDGWYLISKSLLEGF
- the fliM gene encoding flagellar motor switch protein FliM, which encodes MAEEVLSQNEIDSLLSALSTGEMNAEELRNEEKEKKVRVYDFKRALRFSKDQIRSLSRIHENFSRLLTTYFSAQLRTYVNIEVASVDQLPYEEFIRSIPTMTILNIFSVPPLEGRILMETNPNIAYAMMDRVLGGKGSSVNKVDNLTEIETTIMSHLFERSLENYQEAWGSIVDIDPMLEEFEVNPQFLQMVSPNETVVVVSLNTTIGETSGMINICIPHVVLEPIIPKLSVHYWMQKEQPKDRDPEEIEALSRTLKGAELDMRAILGEADMSIQQFLEMKEEDVIRLDQAIDQPMRLKVDDEEKFYIQPGKSKNKLAVQVIEEYRGGAGQDE
- the fliY gene encoding flagellar motor switch phosphatase FliY; its protein translation is MSDDMLSQDEIDALLNGGGDDAKTEDPSASIKQEEHLSTLEEDALGEIGNISFGSSATALSSLLNQKVEITTPEISVVGRADLPNEFPKPYVTIGVTYTDGFSGENVLVINTKDAAIIADLMLGGDGENPDEHLNEIALSAVQEAMNQMMGSAATSMSTIFNKKVDISPPAIDVLDLEEDKGTETIPNDEVLVKVSFQLQVGELIDSNIMQLIPVGFAKELVEELMNPPQEEEEVVSSKGQEGPPQPEPEPAPQAPEQKPTGHHQEQMQQEAPAHQQQSSPQYVGGPAGQGVEEANIQSAEFQNFDNVQLNGSEQKNLDMLMDIPLKVTVELGRTKRTVKEILELSSGSVLELDKLAGEPVDIHVNDKLMAKGEVVVIDENFGVRVTDILSPKERLTKLR
- a CDS encoding response regulator — translated: MAERILIVDDAAFMRMMVKDILTKNGYEIAGEAEDGQKAVEIYKDTQPDLVTMDITMPEMDGITALKEIKAHNPNAKVIMCSAMGQQAMVVDAIQAGAKDFIVKPFQADRVIEAIQKALS
- the fliQ gene encoding flagellar biosynthesis protein FliQ, with protein sequence MNSNLVISFAKEGIYTVLLISGPLLILALAVGLIVSIFQATTQIQEQTLAFIPKIVAVMIGLIVFGPWMLTNMVDFAENIFSNLNILVG